The following is a genomic window from Streptomyces chrestomyceticus JCM 4735.
TGACCACTTTCTGGTACGCGTCTTGGAGGTCGGTGCTGACGCTGGGGGCCGCCGCCTTGGCGGGGGAGGTGGCGGCGGCCGCGGAGCCCGACGAGGAGACGTCCTTGCCGGGCCCGGAGGAGTCGGAGCCGGAGCAGCCGGCCACCAGCGCGGCCGCGCACAGGGCGGCGGCCGCGGCGACCGCCGCCCGGTGGCGGGAAGTCAGTGAAGGCGTCATGGCTGAAGTGTCCCGTCAGGGCGCCCGGTCCGCCTCCTGATCGGATGCCGTGGCGAGAAACCGCGCCGCCGCCGGCGCCCCGTACAGCTCCTCTTCCTGCCGCTCCTTTGGCACGCAAGGGCGGCAGGGCTGCCCCTATGGCTCTTCACACGCGGCGCCCGCCTGTCGTAGACAAGGAGGCCGAGGACATCGGCGTAAGGCGCCCCTTGGACCCCGGCGGAGTGGACGTATGCACGCAGAGCGAGAGCGGGACCAGCGCGGCGCCGCCGGCCGGCCCGTACGGCCGGCGAGGGACGCGGCTCACACGCCGACTGCCCAGAAGGCCGTCGCGGAGCCGAGGCCGGAGCCGAGAGCGGAGTCGAGGCCGCTCACCGCGGCGCAGGTCGTGCGGCTTCAGCAGGCCGCGGGCAATGCCTCCGTCGTCCAGCGGCTCGCAGCCGCCTGAGTTCGCGAACCGGAACCTACCGCTACGAATGCGGGAAGTGCGGTTTCGCGGACCCCGCGGCCGCGGGCCCCTCCTACGCGGCCTACGGCGGCGCGAACGTCGTCACGGTCGAGCCCGGCGGTCAGGGGTACGGAGGCCAGTCGCTCAGCCGCCGGCGCTGACCAGACCCTCAGCCGCCCTGGCGCCCCTCGCCGCCCGTCCCGCCCCGTACGCCGCACAGGTGCAGCAGGGCCGCCACCGCCCGGTACGGGTCGGTGCGTCCGGCCCGGGACTCGGCGGCCAGCAGCCGTTCCAGCTCGCCGTCGGCGGGCAGCGGCGCGTCGTCCGCCGCGAGGTCGGTGAAGACCCGTACGCCGTACCAGGTCTCCAACGGCGCGCCGATCCCGTCGAGCGTCGCGGTCAGCGCCGCCAGCCGGTCGGCGCGCGCCGTGAGGCCGATGCGGTTGACGTACTCGGCCGTGTCGAAGGCGCCCAGGGCGCCCTCCCAGTCACCGGCCAGGCCGGGCCGCATCGCGAGCGCGTCCGCGTTGCGCACCACCAGGGACAGCAGCCCGCCGGGCGCCAGGACCCGGGCCAGCCCGGCCAGCATCGGGTCCGGCTCCGCCACGTACATCAGCACGCCGTGGCAGAGCACCACGTCGAAGGCGCCGGGCGTGAAGAGCACACCGGTGTCCCGGCCGTCGCCCTCGATCAGCTCCATGCGCTCCTGGATGCCGGCCGGCTCCTCCGCCAGCGCGGTACGGGCCGCCGCCAGCATCGCCGGGTCGGACTCCAGGCCGGTGACCTTGTGGCCGCCCCGGGCCAGGCGCAGCGCCTGGGTGCCCTGGCCCGCGCCCACGTCGAGCACCCGCAGCCGCTGCCCCACCGGGAAGCGGGCCGCGATCTGTTCCTCCAACTGGCGGGCGACCAGCTCCTGGCGGACGGTGTTGCGCAGGCCGTCCAGCCCGCCCAGCCACCGCTCGGCACCGGGCGAGAAGCCCGGAGGGGTTGCGTTCAGGGCCGCTCTCCGCGCTTGACCTGCGGCTTCGGCAGACGCAGCCGACGCATCTGGAGGGTGCGCATCAGGG
Proteins encoded in this region:
- a CDS encoding class I SAM-dependent methyltransferase — protein: MGGLDGLRNTVRQELVARQLEEQIAARFPVGQRLRVLDVGAGQGTQALRLARGGHKVTGLESDPAMLAAARTALAEEPAGIQERMELIEGDGRDTGVLFTPGAFDVVLCHGVLMYVAEPDPMLAGLARVLAPGGLLSLVVRNADALAMRPGLAGDWEGALGAFDTAEYVNRIGLTARADRLAALTATLDGIGAPLETWYGVRVFTDLAADDAPLPADGELERLLAAESRAGRTDPYRAVAALLHLCGVRGGTGGEGRQGG